From the Tursiops truncatus isolate mTurTru1 chromosome 6, mTurTru1.mat.Y, whole genome shotgun sequence genome, the window GGAGTGGCCGTGAGAGGGCAGCAGCTGCCAGGGTCTGGGCTGCCCCCAGCTTCCAGGTCAAGGAGGGCGGGGCTTGGAGGCTGGCCTGTCAGCTAGCTGGCTGGAGGGATGATGCAGGACTCTGGCCCGGCCTCCAAAGGCCCTCCCTGCTGCTCGTGGTCATTGGTCATCAGCCAGTCCCATCCACGAATCTCCTCTGTTCTGAGACCCAGGCTGTTTGCTGGCTCCACTCCATCCCCTACTCTAATCCCTGGGGCAGccagtgcccagccctgccctctcctgCCCCTGGATGCTGGTCTTACTGTACTGTCCCCGGgctgctcccctctcccacccacatGCCTCCTCTTCTTTCCCGCTTTCGATTAAGTCAAGAGATGGGTGAGAGTGTCGGGTAGGAAGAGGGGAAATGGGGTGGTCACCCGGAGTGACCTGAGGAGTGTGGATTAACTCTGGGTATGGGGATTATCCGAGTTTATTTGGGAGAAGTACTTAATCTGCTGGGTGGCTTAGCTCCTCACGGATTGGTGTTCAATGACTTCCTATCTTGGTGTTCCCTTGCATCATGGGGTTgatttatctcttcatttattcattcaaaaatctttattgagcatCTCCCACGTACCAGGCATGTTTCAAGAAACTGGGGATGCAAAGTCAAGTGAGAGCTAGCACCTAGAATGTGGCTGccccagcaggggctactctgagCCCCCgacatatattaatttaatactcacaacaatCTCATGAGGTACATACTATGATTATAATCTCCATTTCACAAATGGGAAAACAGGCACCGAGAGGGCAAGTaatttgcccgaggtcacacagctagtaagtggcagagttgggcttggaaaccaggcagtctggctccagagtcagtGTACTTAACCACTGTGCAGAACTAGAGTAAATGAGAAAGTTTCTTGCCTGGGAGGCAAGGAGAAGGAAACTAGCAGTTATCCAACATtgattctggggacttccctggtggcgcagtggttaagaatccgcctgccaatgtaggggacacaggttcgcgccctggtccagcaagatcccacatgctgtggagcaactaagcctatgcgccacagctactgaacctgcgctctagagcccgtgagccacaactactgagcccatgtgccacaactactgaagcccgtgcacctagagaccgtgctctgcaacaagagaagccactgcaatgagaagcttgcacaccgcagtgaagagtaacccctgctcgtctcaactagagaaagcccgtgtgcagcaacaaagacccaacgcaggcaaaaataaataaatttataaagaaacatTGATTGTTTGTCTGACCTCGTGTTGGGCATTTTAAATAGATGATTTCCTTAAATCCTCCTGTCAAGCCTGTCAGGTCGGGGTTatagccattttacagatggaagaactgagacttggagaggtgaagcaacttgtCCATGATTGTGCTGTCTGTGGGTCAGGGCCCCATCTCCTGATGCAAGTCTGTCCAGAAGTCGCCTTGGTGGGGGTGGAATGGCAGAATCCACACCCCTGAAccgagagagaaaaacagaggagtGTGTGATAAATGGACAAAATGagataaaaactgaaagcagggagCAGCTGAGGGAGGCCTGAAGGTGCCGGCTGGTGAGGGAGTTTTCCTGGGAGCTGGGCTTCACCAGCCCTCATTCCTTGGATGGGGCCTTACAGTGACAGGCAGGGTCACTTGGGCCCCGGGGCTGAATCAGAGATGGTCCCTGATGGCTGTCTTAGCCCCAGCCTCCTGGCTAGCCTGGCTGCCCCGCTGCTCCTATTTCTATCTGCAGAACGCGCAGAACGCATCACTTTCATTCCAACGTtggcctccaggcctttgctgcACTGTGTGCATCCCCTGTGCTCCCAAGAGTCTTCCATCCAGGCCGACGCGGCCTTCCTTCATGATCTGCTTTCTCCAAGAATCCTCCCCTGACTCCAACCCCTCCTGAGGATCCTGAGGCTCCTGACCTCTGGCCCACTCACCCTGTCCTGGGGGCACGATGCCGTGGGCTGTGCTCATGTGCCCGTCGCCCCCTCCGCTCCCTGACCAACCAGACTCCCCTAGGCCCCAATTGCTACTTGCTCCCCACCTCATCAGTCTGGACTCTCTCATGTCTCCATGCTCTTCTCCTGTCCCTGCAACACTCTGTCCTATTCCTATTTGCCCTCTGAACCCCACTCagacatcacctcctccaggaagccctctgtaACCTTCCCTTTGCCCTTGGGGTTGATTGCTCACCTAGACCACGCTGTCTCTGTGCTTGCATGGACTTCTATTTTTGCCTTGAGCACATCGTATTTCCCTCCCCACTACATTGTGACTTCATAATGAATAGATTTGTGTCTTACTTTTGTATCCTGGCCTGGAGCAAATGGTGGTTTAGACCAAGTGAAATATTGTAGTACGTGGTGAAGTACTCATTCCCTCATTTCTGAGCTAAGCATCACCCCCTCTGTGATGCTCCCCTGATTTTTCCAGGCTGGGACTGGAAACGTTGTTAACGTTTGTTAATATGCCCGACTCCAATCATTACctgcagtgcccagcacagggcctaaCACCTAAGGTGCTTCAGGGAATGTTTGCTGGTAAAAGAACATGGACCAAGTGAGCAGAAGCTCCTCGAGGCCGGGGATGACTTTGTACATTCATCTTTGTACCCTGCATCTCCTTGGTGGCCATCACAGAGCCTTGAATATGCCCAGGTCTCTATAACACGTTTGGCGAATGTCTGCTGCAGTTGTTTGGATTCCAAGACATCCTGGGGCCAGTAGGGAAGGGGCAAGGAGAATTCCAAGTTCTGGACAAGCACATGTGATCCCGAGACTGGGGCATTGGGTGTGGGCTGGGCTTCCCTCAGAGCCTGCCCTGTTCCTCTGAGAATCACTGACACATCTGCCCAGCACCATTTCCCTCTGCATGGGGTTACTGGCCCAGCCCATGCCCTCTCTGGCCTGGCTCCTAGGGGAAGGTTAGGCCTTCCTCTGGCCTACCCACAGCCCCCCACCTTCTATTACTCACCAGCGTGCCCACTGTCTTCCCAGGCAGAATCACGCCGGGCACTGGTAGGGAGATGAAGAGCCTAGGCTAGTCCCCTTGGAAGCACGCACCTTTGCTTGGCCCAGGTACCAGCCCTGCCTGATTTGCGCTCGCTCTGTCCTCCCCATCCATCTTGCCTGCTTCTGAGGGATGCCCCCATTGCCTCCGAGTTCCCAGGAGCAGGTGGCCCCTCATTCCcagccctcccttctccctcctccccacagcccagcTGTCCCTTGGACCTTTCTGGTGGCTCCTCTCTTTCCCTACCTCTTCGGCCCCTCCTGGTCCCGGTCCCCCTTCCCTACTCTGGCCTCCAGGTGCACTAGCCCCACTGCTGCATTTTTCGCTGCCGCTCTGGGCGGCAGCAGCGTGGTTAGCCTCTTGTTTCAACACAGCCCTGGCCCAGGCTGAGTTGGGGTGTCGTGACTGTCACTGCCCCACCCTTTACGGGGTTGAGGAGGTGAGCACTCCGGCTCTCGCCCCCTTGTCCCCCGCCCAGCATCAGGGACTGGGATGCCCTATAGCTGGGTAGGCGTAGAAGCCCCGGCAGGAGGATGAGGCCCGCTGCTTAGGAATTCCCGGGGGCCAGAGCTGGGTTACTAGGCAGAAGGTCCTGAGCCCGGGGTGGAATGAGGTAGCTTTCTCTACCAGGGTGGCTGGATTGCAGGGGAGGGAAGGTTGGGTGAAAGGAGAAGGGGCATTGGTGAGGTGCAGACTGAGAAGAGGAACTAGGTCAGagatgtgggtgggtgggtgagagggGAGGGGGCATCTGCCACGGAGCTTCCTCCTGGCTCCAGAAGCATCTCCACacttccctgcctctgcccttctCCCCAGGTCCTGGGAGAATTCTCCCCGgtattccccctcccccatgcccccgCCCCAGGCGTTGCCacaagggtgggggtggggtggggggaggccagCCTCAGCTGTCTGAAGGATGGAGGGGCTGGGGAAGTAGGGCTAGGTGCCCAGACGGCCGCGTGTGTGGGAGGGGATGTCCTCAGATGCCCTCCACCCGGCAGTCCCCGCTCTGACGTGTGGGTGCCCCCCCTCTCCCTGCCCGGATTAGTGGCAGCTTGGCCTGACTCTCCGGGGCTCCTTTCCCCGCCCCCGCCTGCTGCCCTCCCCTGGGCAGGGGGCTGCTCCGCCCGAAGGGCACTTGTGCTTGCCCAGGTAAGGGGCTCTGGGGACAGCGTGAGGGCAGCTGGCTCAGGAGTGCTGCTGCGCGTGTCAGCGGGAACGTGtgtatcagtgtgtgtgtgtcagtgctCTTGAGGGGTCGTTGCGGGGCCGGAGCGGACCCACGCGAGTCTGGGGGTGCTGGTCAGCTCGCCTGTGTCCACGGATCCGGCACCGTGTCCACACGTTGCGTGGCTTTCCTtctgtttgtgtctctgtgtggCTCCTCAGATCTGCTCTGTCCTCAGGCACAGAACGGCCGGCTCCAAGGGCTCCGTGGGCCTGTGGCATGGGCTGTAGAGCAGGATGGGGAGCTGGGCGAGGGTGGAAAGGGGTTCCTTCCCCCGCCACCCCAATCCCCCCACGACCCCCTGGGCATTTTAGGAGCCTGTCCTGAGAATCCTGGTCTAGTCCAGAGACAGTGATCTCAACTAGAAAGACTTggcaaagggggtggggggaggtgtcTGTCCCACTCCCCTGGGGCTGTCCCCATCCCCTCGGGGCCTGGACAGCCCAGgctcccaccctgccctgcccagcctcTTCTAGGCCTCAAGCCTCAGGAATCTCCCCCTGGAATCTCCCACAAGTTTTGGCTGCCAGAGGACACAGATGGGGGACTACAGGCACACCCCAGCCCTCCATCCACATCCTGGAGCCAGCCTGGGAGCGGAAGGCTGGGGCTTGGGGCTTGGGGCCTGCAGTCTGGGTTAGACCCTCCAGGATCACTTCCCCTGGCACACTCAGGTCCAGGTCACCCCTCGgggagctggaggaggaagggagtgTTAATAACTCAGTCATGTAAACAACCCCTACCAGCCTGCCCTGTCACAGAACCGGCCTCTGGGGGAAGGTGAAGGGGCCAGGAGAATCTGTGCCAACATGACCTAAGTCTTGCCTGGTGCCGACCCCTTCAGGCCTCCTCTCCTCAGCacccctcctcttctcctcaaCCGGTGAAAGGATCCCGGCCGCCCCTCCAGTCCCTGGAAGGGCGCCACCCTCATGGCTTCCTGCTCCAGGGATGGTGGTGTGACCTGGGACAAGGCTAGAGGCGTCCAAAACCTCATCCCTTCGAtggaatgggggtgggtgggtggtgctCTCTGTCCCGGGCTGGGTGAAGGCAGGCCAAGGATGGCTTCCACAGGGAGGCAGGGGAGTCACGGGGTGGGACGTGGGTGCCTGAGGGGAAGGGAAGCGCCCGTTGGGCGTGTgggtttctgtgtgtgtctgaatctgtctgtgtgtgtctgaatCTGTCTGTGTCTGTGCTCTGGAACCACCCTCGCAGAAGGGCCAGGATGCTTCCTCGGGTGGAGGgtgccctgctttcccatttcctctcctcctctctgctccctcccaggAGCCACTCCCATGGGCTCCTCTCCAGGGCGGGCCTGGAAACACTAGGAGCACGGGATGGCGCAGACCCCCAGGACACGGGGCTGGAGCAGGTGGTGGAGCGCATCTGGTCCCACTTCCTCTCTGGACGATTGGTGAAACTGGGGCCCTTAGACCAGGAACAGACTAGAGCCTAGACCCTTCTAGGACACTGTGCCCTGGGAGGGGGCTTGCGTCTGGAACGGTGAAGAGCAGCTTGGCCAGATGAGGAACCGGGCAGGGCAGACCTGGGCCAGCGTGTGTGCCCGCGTGCCAGAGCTGGAGAGGATCAAGAGCCAGTGGTCCAGAAAGCACGGGGTGGCTGGCGTGGGTCACAGCGCCCATCATTGACCCGTGAGAACTCGACTGCCCCTGCCAGCTCTGGCACTgacccctcccagcagccctgccctggcACCCCTGGGGGCACCCCGCCCCATCGTGGCCTGGTCCGGCCCCTCCCGCCCTTTGCTCCAGTTCCCGGGCTTGGCACCTATAGTGGGGGTGCTGCCCGCCTGCCAGGCTCCGGGGCCGGGCCCACGGGAGGGTGGGGCGGCTGGGAAGCTGGCACGCTGCCCCGGGGGAGCCTCTCTCGGCAGGCGCCCGGGTGccgcgggggggaggggggaacaaAGGGCTCATTCTCCCCGTGCGCAGCCGGTGGCATCGCCGGGGCGTTGGCGGAAGCCCCCGGGGCCCGGGAGGGGGCAGGCCCAGGCGGGGCCGCCGAATCTCGGGCTCCTGTTTCCCCGCAGGGTGCTGGAGGAGGAAACCGGCGGAGCAGCTTCCCCACTCTCAGTTGCGCGTCTGGCGATGGCGATCAGAGGTGCTGCTGCGCTCTCCGCTGGGCACTCCCTCCATTAGCCGCGCCGCGCCGTGCTGCGCCGTAGCTGGTGCCTCTCTCCCGGGTCACGGGATCGGCCTCCCTTCCAGGCACgaccccctcccccggcccctcgGCCTTTCCCCCCACTCCGCCATCTCCGACCCGGGGCGCGCGTTCCCCCCGGCccggctccctctctccctccggGGGCACCCGCTCCCTAGCCCCGGCCCGGCCCTCCCCGCAGCGCAGCACGGAGTCTCGGCGTCCCATGGCGCAACCCACGGCCTCGGCCCAGAAGCTGGTGCGGCCGATCCGCGCCGTGTGCCGCATCCTGCAGATCCCGGAGCCCGACCCCTCCAACCTGCGGCCCTAGAGCGCCCCCGCCGCCCCGGGGGAAAGAGAGAGCCAGCGCGCGGAGCAGAGAGCGGGAGAACGAACGAGTTCTCGCCCGCCGGCCGGGAGGCCCCGGAACCAGCCCATGGGGAGAGGGCACCCGGCGTCGGCCACAAAGaccgccgccgcccgcgccgcgCCCGGCGCGTGAAGCCCAGGTAAGGGCCGAGAGGGGCGCCGGGCGCTCGCCTTCTGGGGACGCCCATAGCAGGGCATTTCTGAGCCGAGCCCGCGCCGCACGCAGGGAATGAGCTCCCCTTGCTCCTCTGGGCTTGGCCACACCTCTGAAAGTTAGGATGCCCGACGGGGCTGGATCGCGTCGGAGCGGTGGCCCCAGAAAACCCGAGCGCCCTGTGTCACGGCTCTCtgggctccctcccctccttcctggagCTTCCCCCAGTGGGCAGACGTGGCCGTGCTGGGAGAGCGCCGGGGCTCTGGTGCCACCTGTCATCCTGCTCCTTTGCACGCACGTTCAATTTTCCCTCCTTTGCCTCTCTCTGGGCCCCAGCCCGCTTTCcccgcctccttccctcccctcggCCAGGCTGCAGTTACCAGCGTCCACCGGCCGCCCTAGCACTGTCGGCTGGACTGGGGCATCTTGACCCATCCCGGCTGAGGCCTAGATCTAACTCCCCTCCCCTGTGCCGGCTCACTCCTTCCCTTGGGGGCAGTGGTGGAGATCCCAGCCCCCAGCAGTTGTCCTGGGCTCTGCCTCAGAAGCCAAGAAACTGTACAGCACCTGGAAGAGGCAGACTCGGGGCTGCCCAGGTGTAGGGAGAGATTCCAGCCAGCCGCCCTGCTCTCCCCCGTGACTCCAGCCTACCCTGTCTGCACTTCCCACCCAAACAAGCCTAggtggggctgagggctggggatggggaagCAGCACCCCCAGAACCACAGACTGCAGCGCAGGGAAGAGGCTTCTGAGACTGCCCATTTCCCAGCCCTATTTTACACAAGGGCACCAGAGGAGTgacgtgacttgcccaaggtcacacagcaggtcacTGGATCAGGGCCAGGATCCAAGCTTCTCGTCTCCCAGTGCAGTGCCTTCCACGGAGCTCTTCTTTTGGGTTCTTGCCCTCTGTCCTTCCGCATGGCTCATGACCAGTTCCAGGCTCGACGAGGCCAGGACATGCCATCCTAGAATCAGCAGTCTCTGCTGAGGGGCTCTGGCCCAGGTGGGCTGTCAAGTTCCAGGCATTCAGGGGAAGGAATGACCTCCCACACTGGAACATCCCACTCAGGCGGGTCGTTCGAGTCTCCTGTAGCAGGCAACGTGGAGCCCAGCTGTAGGTTGGCACTTATCTTACTGGTTTGGGGTGCCTTGGTGCTGCCAGGGCGGTGCCCACTCTGTACCAGGCGGTAGGGTGCTTGAGGCATGTGTCTAAGCAGCTCACGCCTCGGTGGTTATGCTCCAGGGACTCCCTCTGGGagagccccatgagggcaggagAGTGATGGAGAGTACGCCCAGCTTCCTGAAGGACAGCCCAGCCTGGGAGAAGACAGCCCCTGAGAATGGCATCGTGGGACCAGAGCCGGATACCCCACCGCAAGATGGCCTGAGCCCTGCAGCACTGTGCCTGGGAGAGCCTGCTCCCTTCTGGAGGGGTGTCCTGAGCACCCCAGACTCCTGGCTCCCCCCTGGCTTCCCCCAGATCCCCAAGGACACGCTCCCATTGGTGGAGGGCAAAGGTTCCCGGAACGGGGAGAGGAAGGCTAGCTGGTCAGGCAGCAAGGGGGCGCTGGGCTGGAAGGAGGCTATGCTTACCCATCCGCTGGCGTTCCGTGGGTCAGCGTGCCCGCCTTGCTACGGCCCACTGATTCCTGAGCATAACGGTGGCCCTCCCAAGAGTGACCCTGTGGCCTTCCGACCCTTTCACTGCCCCTTTCTTCTGGAGACCAAGATCCTTGAGCAAGCTCCCTTCTGGGTGCCCAGCTGCCTGCCACCCTACCTAGTGTCCAGCCTGCCCGCAGAGCGTCCATGTGACTGGCCCCTGACCCCGCACCCCTGGGGGTGCTCCGGAGTCCAGCCCAAAGTGCCCTCTGCCTTCGGATTAGGCAGCAAGGTGAGTGTTGGAGCAGAGAGGGTACCTGGGGGCCATGCAGCGGGGCTCAGTGGCCCCTGAGCAACCCTGCCGGGGCCAAACCACTCTGCCCTTCCATTCGGATGAAAAGATAAGGTGGTACCCAGGCAGAGGAGGAGCCTGTCAGCTCAGACATAGTCAACCCCAAGCAATTCCTCTTCTGAGCAAACCCATTTCATTAGGCCTCACCTGCCTTTGGGCCATTTCAGGAATTGACTCATGCATTGTCCACCCAGAACAAGGCCCTGGGAACTGGGGCCTCAGAATGTGTGGTCTtgtcctggggggaggggcagacaaGGCCCTGTATCTGGGAGTGGGACGGGCAGGTGGCCCCATGGCCTGTACCTCTGGTACCTCACCCACAAGGGACCCCCAGGGTCACCTCAGGGAtgagatgtaaaatattttaaatccagtGTGGTACAGGGCATCACACAATCTGAACAGATCCTGGAGGACCTCTGACTGTGCCAGGCATTAAGCCTTTAGTTGCTGGGTTATGGGGAGGCCTGAGAAATCCTGGGGAAGGATCTGGGGTAGCCAGGGCTGCAGCGGAGGCAGTTAGGGGACCAGTGCCTATTAACCAGTATGTTCTTCAGTATTTGCACAACCCTTAAAGCCACACAGGCTCACACCTGCTGGTTGTCAGTTCTGCCCATCCTTTTAAGCACTGGGAAGCAAAGTCAGCACGagcttaatcccttctcctctcttTAGGGTTTTTACCGCAAGGATCCCAGCATTCTCAGGCTGGCCAAGGAGCCACTGGCAACTGTGGAACCCGGGTTGTTGGGCTCAGCGCCTGGGGGGCATCTCCAGAGAACTGGGGAGGTGGAACGCCCTTCACTCCaccagagagatggagagacaggaGTCGGCAGGCATCAGGATCTTTGCCCCCGTGTCCTGGGGCATCCAGACACTGTTCCCCCGACCCCGTGGCCCACTTGTTCCCCAGGCCTGGTTCATGGCACTGTCTGGGCTGTACCGGGAGGCGGGAGCTTTGGGTACCAGCTGGGGCCGTCGGCCACATCAAGGTGCCCCTCTCCTGGGCCTCCTACCACGCAGGTGGACCGTTGCTCACTTCACCCACCAGCTAGAGATGGAGGTGTTGGCCCTTGTGGGAAGTACCAGGAGGACCTGGAGGGGGGCACCAGTGGGCCGAGTGAGTCCAGCGAGGAAGTAAACAAGGCCCCTGGTCCCAGGGCCTGCCCGCCCAGCCATCACACCAAGCTGAAGAAGACGTGGCTCACACGACACTCTGAGCAGTTTGGGTGCCCAGACAGCTGCTCTGGGGAGGAGGAAAGCCCAGCGGCCCAGCTGCGCGCCCTCAAGAGGGCGAGCAGCCCCGAGGTCCAGGGAGCAGTGGGCAGCCCAGCTGCTAAGCGCCCGTCCGGCCCCTTCCCGGGCAGTGCGGGGCAGGGGGCCAGAGGTTGGCAGGAGCTGCTGGACTCATCATTTGGGAACAAGGCAGAGGCAGAACAGCGTGATGACCACAGAGGTAAGGGCACAGGGGAGGGCCTGCAGGGGGCCCTACTTGGGAGGGTGCAGCCGGGACTGGGGCTTTGCATGAAGTCTTTTATGAGTGGATCACACCCCGCTGTCCAGCTGCCCACCTGGACGGGATAGCTCTCTGGGAGTCCTTAGCATGTACAGGCCAGACCCGTCCGGCATGTGGCTTCTATTTTCGTGTGCCTACTCCCGAGCCATGGCGTTCTGGTGAGAGTATAATGACAGGACTCAGAGTGTGGACTCCGGAGTCAGAACACCTGGCTCCTGACTTTGCTGAttggtgctgtgtgaccttgggctggttACTTCCCCTCTTTGGgcatcagtttctccatctataaaatgggggtaaagaCAGCACCTACCCcgtaaacagtgctgcagagATTAACCGATATCATTCACGTAAACGGCACTTAGCAAGCACTCAATGAACAGTCACTTTTGTGATTACTTGTGCCACGAATCCCCCATTGGGGGGATTACATCTCCTGAAGGACCCCTTGTCCTGCCTGAGGAACGAACAACTACTCTCTGGGCCAGCTGGATCATGGAAACTCAGTTTGGACTCTGCCGGTGTTAGGACTTGGGCGCATCTTGGACCCCTCTGTCAAGCTCTGCCCTTCACGGAGGGTTCTGGCGCTGCTTGGTCCCAGCCTCGGTTCTTCGGGGTCACCTCGGTTTCTTGGCCTCCCAGACCGCTGGGCCTGGATCAGGACTCTTTCGCTGGTCTTGCACCCCTGTACCTGGCATGGGTCTGTCTGTGCTCTTCCAGGCCTCTGCCTGGGCCGGGAAGCTGTAGGCCCCCTCTGACTTCTTGGGTTACTGCACCTGTGGCCTGTGTTGAAACTCTCCGGCCTTCTCACCTTCCATCGCCCTCCGTCCACGTCGGGATTGTCTCTTCACACTGTCGC encodes:
- the HRURF gene encoding protein HRURF, with translation MAQPTASAQKLVRPIRAVCRILQIPEPDPSNLRP